Proteins co-encoded in one Bombus pyrosoma isolate SC7728 linkage group LG4, ASM1482585v1, whole genome shotgun sequence genomic window:
- the LOC122566998 gene encoding LOW QUALITY PROTEIN: valacyclovir hydrolase (The sequence of the model RefSeq protein was modified relative to this genomic sequence to represent the inferred CDS: inserted 3 bases in 3 codons; substituted 6 bases at 6 genomic stop codons): protein MDKYTVLIGTPRTCFKGKINVNGVNINYLRVGTGEHPVLLLPVALGSIXQHLTKPXIEGLDGGKFTTVVXDPSGYGKSKPPDRIFTNDFSQRDTDXAYHLMXGYTTFSLISWSDGDIXRFASMFPDNVRKMVAVAVNAYVTSKEINIXRKYENVDGWSEKMRAPLIEICWEVYFRRTWPNRTDAILRICEKQHGDLRKVSLTQIKCPSLVNRGXKDPMVLAEHPIYLKDHIIGAKLTIFXRGAHHLHLRYPEEFNEVVIKLLIG from the exons ATGGATAAGTACACGGTACTCATCGGCACTCCAAGAACGTGTTTTAAAG gaaaaattaatgtaaatggAGTCAACATCAATTACCTGAGAGTTGGTACGGGTGAACATCCAGTTTTGCTTTTACCAGTTGCCTTAG GTTCGATTTGACAGCACCTTACAAAACCATAAATAGAGGGATTGGATGGTGGAAAATTTACTACGGTGGTATGAGATCCTTCGGGCTATGGAAAATCAAAACCACCCGACAGGATATTCACAAATGATTTTTCTCAACGTGACACCGATTAGGCATACCATTTAA AAGGTTATACAACATTTTCATTGATAAGTTGGAGCGATGGTGATA CACGGTTCGCTTCGATGTTCCCCGATAATGTTCGAAAGATGGTAGCCGTTGCTGTGAACGCCTATGTAACGTCGAAAGAAATCAACATTTAGAGAA AATACGAAAATGTAGATGGTTGGTCTGAAAAAATGCGAGCTCCACTAATAGAAATATGCTGGGAGGTCTATTTCCGAAGAACTTGGCCTAATCGGACAGATGCAATTTTGAGAATTTGTGAAAAACAACACGGTGACTTACGCAAAGTGTCGCTAACGCAAATTAAATGTCCCAGTTTGGTCAATCGAG ACAAAGATCCTATGGTACTCGCTGAGCATCCAATTTACTTGAAGGATCACATCATCGGAGCAAA GTTGACAATTTTTTGAAGAGGAGCACATCATTTGCATTTACGATATCCCGAGGAATTTAATGAGGTCGTTATCAAGCTTTTAATCGGCTGA
- the LOC122567000 gene encoding ubiquitin-conjugating enzyme E2 C, giving the protein MAQNINPFYSSQNAPSKAAEEKQNIPKDKHAVSKRLQKELMVLMMSTEKGVSAFPDGENLFKWIGTITGPRDTVYAGLTYKLTLEFPHSYPYSAPIVRFATPCFHPNVDAVGNICLDILKEKWSALYDVRTILLSIQSLLSEPNNESPLNPQAAKLWNDQTKYKKHLTEEYHRTLNRDQQDS; this is encoded by the exons ATGGcacaaaatataaatccatTTTATTCGTCTCAAAATGCTCCGAGTAAAGCTGCAGAGGAAAAACAGAATATACCAAAAGACAAGCATGCAGTTAGTAAACG GTTGCAAAAGGAGCTCATGGTTTTGATGATGAGCACAGAGAAAGGTGTTTCTGCCTTTCCAGATGGAGAAAATCTATTCAAATGGATAGGAACCATTACAGGACCAAGGGATACG GTTTATGCTGGtcttacatataaattaacttTAGAATTTCCCCATAGTTACCCATATAGTGCTCCAATTGTACGTTTCGCTACTCCTTGTTTTCATCCAAACGTGGATGCAGTGGGTAATATTTGTTTGGatatattaaaagagaaatggaGCGCTTTATACGATGTGCGTACTATATTGTTATCTATACAATCTCTTCTTAGTG AACCTAACAATGAGAGTCCCCTCAATCCACAGGCAGCAAAACTATGGAACGATCaaacaaagtataaaaaacatttaacaGAAGAATACCACAGAACTTTGAACCGCGATCAGCAAGATTCATGA
- the LOC122566999 gene encoding kxDL motif-containing protein CG10681 translates to MATAQGTPESDTGSFECFQNYTAPEVFIQGLAGIVDQQDVESMIRAQKQMLQRFEKTNEMLTNCNQLSINRFKTAGNEFKKHTTLLVEMKRDLDYIFKRIRIVKNKLSQQYPQAFNEAVRSSLAEEVIVEDVDCPVKPLEPEIVPLPSASNTVMDRDPDSDVPVEEFQFAKLRKRRIKSNDSSSTESNNDHSNAETSSCTSDTG, encoded by the exons atggcAACGGCACAAGGTACACCAGAATCTGATACTGGAAGTTTTGAATGCTTCCAAAACTATACAGCGCCAGAGGTATTTATCCAGGGTTTGGCTGGAATTGTTGATCAACAGGATGTAGAATCTATGATAAGAGCACAAAAGCAAAT GTTGCAGAGGTTTGAAAAAACCAACGAGATGTTGACCAATTGCAATCAGTTGTCGATAAATAGATTTAAAACTGCTGGCAATGAGTTTAAAAAACATACAACATTATTAGTGGAAATGAAGAGAGATCTggattatattttcaaaagaattcGTATCGTAAAGAACAAACTGAGTCAGCAATATCCACAAGCATTTAATG AAGCGGTAAGAAGCAGTTTAGCGGAAGAAGTAATCGTCGAAGATGTAGATTGCCCTGTAAAACCGCTTGAACCTGAAATAGTACCACTACCAAGCGCCTCTAATACCGTTATGGATCGAGATCCAGATTCTGATG TGCCGGTTGAGGAGTTTCAATTTGCAAAGCTGCGGAAACGACGAATAAAGAGCAACGATAGTTCATCAACGGAGAGCAACAACGATCACAGTAACGCCGAAACTTCGTCCTGCACGTCCGATACTGGTTAA